One genomic segment of Microcella indica includes these proteins:
- a CDS encoding ATP-dependent helicase — protein sequence MTDPEPDDVLGRFAPATREWFTGAFPAATPAQLGAWEAISTGRHALVVAPTGSGKTLAAFLSSIDRLVATPSQRSATATEGGSRTTVLYVSPLKALGVDVERNLRAPLIGVERTAARLGVDVPPITVGVRSGDSPTQERRALQKNPPDILITTPESLYLMLTSSARETLDGVTTVIVDEVHAVAGTKRGAHLALSLERLDARLARPAQRIGLSATVRPVEEVARFLGGAAPVTIVKPPAAKTFDLTISVPVDDMTAPGSLVPVEEEGSTSGVAPPPSIWPHVEEDIVERVLARRSTIVFVNSRRLAERLTARLNEIYAEQLAGEPSPPTAPPASMMAQAGATGGAEPLLARAHHGSVSKDQRADIEDDLKSGRLRCVVATSSLELGIDMGAVDLVIQVEAPPSVASGLQRIGRAGHQVGEVSTGVLMPKHRLDVLHATVTSERMVSGLIEELRIPQNPLDVLAQQTVAHVALEPCDVEEWFDTVRRSAPFAGLPRSAFDAVLDLLSGRYPSDRFAELRPRIVWDRVRGELSGRPGAQRLAVTSGGTIPDRGLYGVFLPGEGAGRRVGELDEEMVYESRVGDVISLGATSWRIDEITHDRVVVTPAFGQPGKVPFWRGDGLGRPAELGRALGTATRELGAATAEGRRERLVAAGLDDRAILNLDALLTEQAASTGHLPTDETLVVERFRDELGDWRLVLHSPYGLAVHAPWALAVSARIRERHGFDGAAIAADDGIVVRLPDTESEPPGAELFLFEKDELDELVTVEVGGSAMFASRFRECAARALLLPRRNPSQRSPLWQQRQRASQLLEVAREFPAFPIILETVREVLGDVYDLPSLTQLTDRIRQRSVRLVEVETPTPSPFARSLLFGYVAAFLYEGDSPLAERRAAALSIDSTLLAELLGRAELREVLDPTVILQTEAELQRLAPDRRARDAEGVVDLLRLLGPLSLEELVERAGVELAAEPPGRAEVVSGWLHELGRANRVHSVSIAGVSRYAIVEDAARLRDALGTPVPIGVPTAFLESVPDPIGDLVARHARTHGPFVAQDVAHRFGLGIAVVTDALRRLAGERRVLEGEFRPGASGTEWVDVEVLRRLRTRSLAALRSEIEPVSAGTLGRFLPSWQNVGSTLRGLDGVLQAVEQLQGAALPASAWETLVLPSRVRDYSPAWLDELTAAGELVWAGEGSLAGNDGWLSLHLPETAPLSLHDPAPTEPTLSQEAILAALSSGGAYFFRQLSDVVNSQDGLDRVDDAALADDLWQLVWAGLLTNDTLAPVRVMLGATRQRASTPRRAPRSRSYRGYARPASVSRTGPPIAAGRWSLLPDRDGDATRRAAHLADTLLERHGVITRGAAQAEEVVGGFALLYRVLSRMEEAGRVRRGYFVEHLGAAQFATPATVDRVRAHSRDPDAAPALRAVVLAASDPANPYGAALPWPAVQIDSADSARGASPGHRAGRKAGAIVLLVDGHLAVYLERGGKSALTFTDDAAVLEAAAAELAAVVRARLRSVRVERVNSQSVFGTPLADALTAAGFVATPQGLRLRV from the coding sequence ATGACCGACCCCGAGCCTGACGACGTGCTCGGTCGCTTCGCGCCGGCCACGCGCGAGTGGTTCACCGGAGCTTTCCCGGCGGCGACTCCGGCGCAGCTGGGCGCGTGGGAGGCGATCTCGACCGGGCGCCACGCGCTCGTCGTCGCACCGACCGGGTCGGGCAAGACACTCGCGGCTTTCCTCTCGTCGATCGACCGTCTTGTCGCGACCCCCTCGCAGCGCTCGGCGACGGCGACCGAGGGCGGCTCCCGCACGACCGTGCTGTACGTGAGCCCGCTCAAGGCGCTCGGCGTAGACGTGGAGCGCAACCTGCGTGCCCCGCTCATCGGGGTCGAGCGCACGGCAGCACGGCTCGGGGTCGACGTGCCACCGATCACCGTCGGGGTGCGGTCGGGCGACTCCCCCACGCAGGAGCGTCGCGCCCTGCAGAAGAACCCGCCAGACATCCTCATCACGACCCCGGAGAGCCTGTACCTCATGCTCACCTCGAGCGCCCGCGAGACGCTCGACGGCGTCACGACGGTCATCGTCGACGAGGTGCACGCGGTCGCCGGAACCAAGCGCGGCGCGCACCTCGCGCTGAGCCTCGAGCGGCTCGACGCCCGGCTGGCGCGCCCCGCGCAGCGCATTGGGCTCTCGGCGACCGTGCGGCCCGTCGAGGAGGTCGCGCGGTTCCTCGGCGGGGCCGCCCCGGTCACGATCGTGAAGCCGCCGGCCGCCAAGACCTTCGATCTGACGATCTCGGTGCCTGTCGACGACATGACTGCGCCCGGCTCGCTCGTGCCCGTCGAGGAGGAGGGGTCGACCTCGGGCGTGGCACCGCCGCCGTCGATCTGGCCGCACGTGGAGGAGGACATCGTCGAGCGCGTGCTCGCGCGCCGGTCCACGATCGTCTTCGTGAACTCCCGCCGCCTGGCCGAGAGGCTCACAGCCCGGCTCAATGAGATCTACGCGGAGCAACTCGCTGGCGAACCGTCGCCCCCGACGGCGCCACCGGCCTCGATGATGGCTCAAGCCGGCGCGACGGGAGGCGCCGAGCCCCTCCTCGCCCGCGCGCATCACGGCTCGGTGAGCAAGGACCAGCGGGCCGACATCGAGGACGACCTGAAGTCGGGCCGCCTGCGCTGCGTCGTCGCGACGAGCAGCCTCGAGCTCGGCATCGACATGGGAGCGGTCGACCTCGTCATCCAGGTGGAGGCGCCTCCCAGCGTGGCGAGCGGGCTCCAGCGCATCGGCCGCGCCGGCCACCAGGTCGGGGAGGTCTCCACGGGCGTGCTCATGCCCAAGCACCGGCTGGACGTGTTGCACGCGACCGTCACGAGCGAGCGCATGGTGAGCGGCCTCATCGAAGAGCTCCGCATTCCGCAGAACCCGCTCGACGTGCTCGCTCAGCAGACGGTCGCCCACGTGGCGCTCGAACCGTGCGACGTCGAGGAGTGGTTCGACACGGTGCGGCGCAGTGCTCCGTTCGCCGGCCTGCCGCGCTCGGCCTTCGACGCCGTGCTCGACCTGCTGAGCGGCCGCTACCCGAGCGACCGCTTCGCCGAGCTGCGGCCGCGCATCGTGTGGGATCGCGTACGAGGCGAGCTCAGCGGTCGACCCGGTGCTCAGCGCCTCGCCGTCACGAGCGGCGGCACCATTCCCGACCGCGGCCTCTACGGGGTCTTCCTGCCCGGCGAGGGAGCCGGTCGTCGCGTGGGCGAGCTCGACGAGGAGATGGTCTACGAGTCGCGGGTCGGCGACGTCATCTCCCTCGGGGCGACGAGCTGGCGCATCGACGAGATCACGCACGACCGCGTCGTCGTCACGCCCGCGTTCGGGCAGCCCGGCAAGGTGCCGTTCTGGCGCGGGGACGGCCTGGGGCGGCCCGCGGAGCTCGGGCGCGCGCTCGGCACCGCGACGCGCGAGCTGGGCGCGGCGACCGCGGAGGGTCGCCGGGAGCGCCTCGTCGCCGCGGGTCTCGACGACCGCGCCATCCTCAATCTGGATGCTCTGCTCACCGAGCAGGCCGCCTCCACCGGTCACCTGCCGACCGACGAGACTCTTGTCGTCGAGAGGTTTCGCGATGAGCTCGGCGACTGGCGGCTCGTGCTGCACTCGCCGTACGGCCTTGCGGTGCACGCGCCCTGGGCCCTCGCCGTGTCGGCGCGCATCCGCGAGCGCCACGGCTTCGATGGCGCGGCGATCGCCGCCGACGACGGCATCGTGGTGCGGCTGCCCGACACGGAGAGCGAGCCGCCGGGCGCCGAGCTCTTCCTGTTCGAGAAGGACGAGCTCGACGAGCTCGTGACGGTCGAGGTGGGGGGCTCGGCGATGTTCGCGAGCCGGTTCCGCGAGTGCGCCGCGCGCGCCCTGCTACTGCCGCGGCGCAACCCGAGCCAGCGCAGCCCGCTCTGGCAGCAGCGGCAGCGTGCGAGCCAGCTGCTCGAGGTCGCCCGCGAGTTTCCCGCCTTCCCGATCATTCTCGAGACCGTGCGGGAGGTTCTCGGCGACGTCTACGATCTGCCCAGCCTCACGCAACTCACCGATCGCATCCGCCAGCGATCGGTGCGCCTCGTCGAGGTGGAGACGCCGACGCCTTCCCCCTTCGCGCGCTCCCTCCTCTTCGGCTATGTCGCCGCCTTCCTCTACGAGGGCGACAGCCCGCTCGCCGAGCGTCGCGCTGCGGCGCTCAGCATCGACTCGACCCTCCTCGCCGAGCTGCTCGGCCGCGCGGAGCTGCGGGAGGTGCTCGACCCGACGGTCATCCTGCAGACCGAGGCCGAGCTGCAGCGCTTGGCTCCCGATCGCCGGGCTCGCGATGCGGAGGGCGTGGTCGACCTGCTTCGCCTCCTCGGGCCGCTCTCGCTCGAGGAGCTCGTCGAGCGCGCAGGCGTCGAGCTCGCGGCCGAGCCGCCCGGCCGCGCCGAAGTCGTCTCGGGCTGGCTGCACGAGCTGGGTCGCGCGAACCGCGTCCACTCGGTGTCGATCGCGGGGGTGTCCCGCTACGCGATCGTCGAGGACGCCGCGAGGCTGCGCGACGCCCTCGGCACCCCCGTGCCGATCGGTGTGCCGACCGCGTTCCTGGAGAGCGTGCCCGACCCGATCGGCGACCTCGTCGCGCGCCACGCGCGCACCCACGGCCCGTTCGTCGCGCAGGACGTCGCGCACCGCTTCGGGCTCGGCATCGCGGTGGTGACGGATGCCCTGCGCCGGCTCGCCGGCGAGCGGCGTGTGCTCGAGGGCGAGTTCCGCCCGGGCGCGAGCGGCACAGAGTGGGTCGACGTCGAGGTGCTGCGGCGGCTGCGCACGCGAAGCCTCGCGGCCCTGCGCTCGGAGATCGAGCCCGTGAGCGCGGGCACACTGGGGCGCTTCCTCCCCTCGTGGCAGAACGTGGGCAGCACGCTGCGCGGGCTCGACGGCGTGCTGCAGGCGGTCGAGCAGCTGCAGGGCGCGGCTCTGCCCGCGAGTGCATGGGAGACCCTGGTTCTGCCGAGCCGTGTGCGCGACTACTCCCCCGCCTGGCTCGACGAGCTCACCGCCGCGGGCGAGCTCGTCTGGGCGGGAGAGGGCTCCCTCGCCGGCAACGACGGCTGGCTGAGCCTGCACCTGCCCGAGACGGCGCCGCTGAGCCTGCACGACCCCGCACCGACCGAGCCGACCCTGTCGCAGGAGGCGATCCTCGCCGCGCTCTCGAGCGGTGGCGCCTACTTCTTCCGCCAGCTCTCCGACGTCGTGAACAGCCAGGACGGCCTCGACCGCGTCGACGATGCCGCCCTGGCCGATGATCTCTGGCAGCTCGTGTGGGCCGGCCTGCTGACGAACGACACGCTCGCGCCCGTACGGGTGATGCTCGGTGCCACGCGCCAGCGGGCGAGCACTCCTCGGCGCGCACCGCGCTCACGCAGCTATCGCGGGTACGCGCGCCCGGCCTCCGTCTCTCGGACGGGGCCGCCGATCGCGGCGGGCCGGTGGTCGCTGCTGCCCGACCGTGATGGGGACGCGACTCGGCGAGCAGCGCATCTCGCCGACACCCTCCTGGAACGGCATGGCGTCATCACGCGCGGTGCCGCGCAGGCGGAGGAGGTCGTGGGAGGCTTCGCGCTGCTGTATCGCGTGCTCAGCCGAATGGAGGAGGCCGGCCGGGTGCGCCGCGGCTACTTCGTCGAGCACCTCGGGGCCGCCCAGTTCGCCACGCCGGCGACCGTCGACCGGGTGCGCGCGCACTCGCGCGACCCCGATGCCGCCCCGGCGCTGCGCGCCGTAGTGCTCGCCGCGAGCGACCCGGCCAACCCCTACGGCGCTGCGCTGCCCTGGCCGGCCGTCCAGATCGACTCGGCCGACTCCGCACGGGGAGCCTCGCCGGGTCACCGCGCGGGCCGCAAGGCGGGGGCGATCGTCCTGCTCGTGGACGGGCACCTCGCCGTCTACCTGGAGCGCGGCGGCAAGAGCGCCCTGACGTTCACGGACGACGCCGCCGTGCTCGAGGCCGCCGCCGCTGAGCTCGCCGCCGTCGTGCGTGCCCGACTGCGCAGCGTGCGGGTGGAGCGGGTCAACTCGCAGAGCGTGTTCGGCACACCTCTCGCCGACGCCCTGACCGCCGCGGGCTTCGTCGCCACGCCGCAGGGCCTGAGGCTCAGGGTCTGA
- a CDS encoding alpha/beta hydrolase: protein MSAVQLIDESAVLWSAPQSERADRPLLVLLHGYGSHEGDLFGLAPHLPLDPVIAAVRAPLRAGPGYSWYPLENVSHEERAAGADAAARGLLQWLDGTSATSVGLLGFSQGGAMSIQLLRHAPERFAFAVSLAGFVVPGQAPADDRLAQLAPPVFWGRGTHDEVIPSSFVEATQRWLPHHSTLTTRIYEGLGHSVSEPELADVLAFLRARYA from the coding sequence ATGAGCGCCGTGCAACTAATCGACGAGAGCGCCGTGCTGTGGTCTGCACCGCAGAGCGAGCGCGCCGACCGACCACTGCTCGTGCTGCTCCACGGATACGGCTCGCACGAGGGCGACCTCTTCGGCCTCGCCCCCCACCTCCCCCTCGACCCGGTCATCGCCGCCGTGCGCGCCCCCCTGCGCGCCGGCCCCGGCTACTCCTGGTACCCGCTCGAGAACGTCTCGCACGAGGAGCGCGCAGCGGGGGCCGACGCCGCCGCCCGGGGCCTTCTGCAGTGGCTCGACGGAACCTCGGCCACGTCGGTCGGCCTGCTCGGTTTCAGCCAGGGCGGGGCCATGAGCATCCAGCTGCTGCGTCACGCCCCGGAGCGCTTCGCGTTCGCGGTATCGCTCGCCGGTTTCGTCGTGCCGGGCCAGGCCCCCGCCGATGACCGGCTTGCGCAGCTCGCTCCCCCGGTCTTCTGGGGGCGCGGCACGCACGACGAGGTGATCCCGTCGTCGTTCGTCGAGGCCACGCAGCGCTGGCTGCCGCATCACTCGACCCTCACGACGCGCATCTACGAAGGGCTCGGCCACAGCGTGAGCGAACCCGAGCTCGCCGACGTGCTCGCCTTCCTGCGCGCCCGCTACGCCTGA
- a CDS encoding NUDIX hydrolase family protein, whose translation MATVRTPDPNPGWLSDEELEQIRQRLPLVYIEAVPVRVDGMGTVTDVGVLLRATDSGSITRTLVSGRVLYGETLRDALFRHLEKDLGPMAFPQLPASPVPFAVAEYFPFPSPTRFSDDRQHAVSLAYVVPVTGTCDPRQDALELTWLSPAEAATDRVSDEMEGGRGALLRSALASVGVLP comes from the coding sequence ATGGCTACCGTGCGCACCCCCGACCCCAACCCGGGCTGGCTCTCGGATGAGGAGCTCGAGCAGATCCGCCAGCGACTGCCTCTCGTCTACATCGAGGCGGTGCCCGTGCGCGTCGACGGCATGGGCACGGTGACCGACGTCGGAGTCCTCCTGCGCGCCACCGACTCGGGCAGCATCACGCGCACGCTCGTGAGCGGTCGCGTGCTGTACGGCGAGACTCTGCGTGACGCGCTGTTCCGCCATCTGGAGAAGGACCTGGGCCCGATGGCCTTCCCGCAGCTTCCCGCATCGCCCGTTCCGTTCGCCGTCGCCGAGTACTTCCCGTTCCCGAGCCCGACGCGGTTCTCCGACGACCGGCAGCACGCCGTCTCGCTCGCCTACGTCGTCCCCGTCACCGGAACGTGCGACCCCCGGCAGGATGCGCTCGAGCTGACGTGGCTGAGCCCGGCCGAGGCGGCGACCGATCGGGTCTCCGACGAGATGGAGGGCGGTCGCGGTGCCCTTCTGCGCTCGGCCCTCGCCTCGGTGGGCGTGCTGCCCTAG